A stretch of the Archangium violaceum genome encodes the following:
- a CDS encoding uracil phosphoribosyltransferase, with amino-acid sequence MRDTLYANVPFQLSEMPHRYGPNVHLVGNPFLLSQLAKLCSKATVQPEINRLVALLYSDLVKTVINAEFPRKMVAMPTRMIDHTPQGMYQGEVIDPAVRAVTVNIARAGTLPSQVAYDLLNTTVDPVLVRQDHIIMSRMIDAKETVVGSNIGGAKIGGDIDDAFVLFPDPMGATGGSLCTAVSMYKDKVHGTPRRILSLNLIVTPEFLRRISREHPDVVVYALRLDRGLSPPEVFGTVPGELWEKERGLDDRQYIVPGGGGFGEIMNNAYV; translated from the coding sequence ATGCGCGACACCCTCTACGCCAACGTCCCCTTCCAGTTGAGCGAGATGCCCCACCGGTACGGGCCCAACGTGCACCTGGTGGGCAATCCGTTCCTGCTCTCGCAGCTGGCGAAGCTGTGCTCCAAGGCGACGGTGCAGCCGGAGATCAACCGGCTGGTGGCGCTGCTCTACTCGGATCTGGTGAAGACGGTCATCAACGCCGAGTTTCCGCGCAAGATGGTGGCCATGCCCACGCGGATGATCGATCACACGCCGCAGGGCATGTACCAGGGCGAGGTCATCGATCCGGCCGTGCGCGCGGTGACGGTGAACATCGCCCGCGCCGGCACGCTGCCCTCCCAGGTGGCGTACGATCTGCTCAACACCACGGTGGATCCGGTGCTGGTGCGACAGGATCACATCATCATGAGCCGGATGATCGACGCCAAGGAGACGGTGGTGGGGTCGAACATCGGAGGGGCCAAGATTGGCGGGGACATCGACGACGCGTTCGTCCTCTTCCCGGATCCGATGGGCGCCACCGGAGGCAGCCTGTGCACCGCGGTGTCCATGTACAAGGACAAGGTGCATGGCACGCCCCGGCGCATCCTCAGCCTCAACCTGATCGTCACCCCCGAGTTCCTGCGGAGGATTTCCCGCGAGCATCCGGATGTGGTGGTGTACGCGCTGCGCCTGGACCGCGGGCTGTCACCGCCGGAGGTGTTCGGCACGGTGCCCGGCGAGCTGTGGGAGAAGGAGCGGGGGCTGGATGACCGGCAATACATCGTCCCCGGTGGCGGCGGCTTCGGGGAGATCATGAACAACGCGTACGTGTAG
- a CDS encoding DUF5658 family protein, whose translation MAATTQATRWAGIEGASFHISPAAALLLVLNLLDGLFTLTFLQLDVAEELNPLMRMAYEHSPLAFMASKLAIVSLGLTLLCLHRSMRISQRAIQAGAALYTVIDIYHLAFLAHMCFRSVG comes from the coding sequence GTGGCGGCGACGACGCAGGCAACACGTTGGGCGGGTATCGAGGGCGCTTCGTTCCACATCAGCCCGGCAGCGGCCCTGCTGCTGGTGCTCAACCTGCTGGACGGGCTCTTCACCCTCACCTTTTTACAACTGGATGTGGCCGAGGAGCTCAACCCGCTCATGCGGATGGCCTACGAGCACTCGCCCCTGGCCTTCATGGCCTCCAAGCTCGCCATCGTGAGTCTGGGGCTGACGCTGCTGTGCCTGCACCGCTCCATGCGGATCAGCCAGCGGGCGATCCAGGCAGGGGCCGCGCTCTACACCGTCATTGATATCTACCATCTGGCCTTCCTGGCCCA
- the hpt gene encoding hypoxanthine phosphoribosyltransferase, with amino-acid sequence MAFYEQDVGTHIDEQKLQARVRELGAQITRDYQGKELTLICVLKGSAFFAMDLARYVDLPLTIEFLGVSSYQGGTETTGEVRITTDVSKPMAGKHLLIIEDIIDTGLTMSFLLENLRARHPASLKVCTLLEKPSRARAQIPIDYKGFVIDDVFVVGYGLDYSERYRNLPFIGVMKGK; translated from the coding sequence GTGGCTTTCTACGAGCAGGACGTCGGCACCCACATCGATGAGCAGAAGCTCCAGGCGCGCGTGCGCGAGCTGGGCGCTCAAATCACCCGCGACTATCAGGGCAAGGAGCTGACGCTCATCTGCGTGCTCAAGGGCTCGGCGTTCTTCGCCATGGATCTGGCGCGCTACGTGGACCTGCCGCTGACGATCGAGTTCCTCGGGGTGTCCTCGTACCAGGGCGGCACCGAGACGACCGGCGAGGTGCGCATCACCACCGACGTGAGCAAGCCCATGGCGGGCAAGCACCTGCTCATCATCGAGGACATCATCGACACCGGGCTCACCATGAGCTTCCTGCTGGAGAACCTCAGGGCCCGGCACCCCGCGTCGCTCAAGGTGTGCACGCTGCTGGAGAAGCCGTCGCGCGCGCGCGCCCAGATTCCCATCGACTACAAGGGCTTCGTCATCGACGACGTCTTCGTCGTGGGCTACGGGCTCGACTACTCCGAGCGCTACCGCAACCTCCCCTTCATCGGCGTGATGAAGGGGAAGTAG
- a CDS encoding thymidine kinase, with protein MHQFPTDIGWIEVICGSMYSGKTEELIRRIKRAVYGKQVVQVFKPKLDIRYDETQVVSHSQLKLTSIPIERAEEIFLHLSPRTQVVGIDEVQFFGPEVVPVCEALANRGLRVVVAGLDQDYQGRPFEPMPQLLAVAEYVTKQLAICVVCGNPANRSQRLVDRGERVVVGAAGAYEARCRKCHRAEPTEATPPQTLDLFKD; from the coding sequence GTGCATCAATTTCCCACAGATATCGGGTGGATAGAGGTCATCTGCGGCTCGATGTACTCCGGCAAGACCGAGGAGTTGATTCGCCGCATCAAGCGTGCCGTATACGGCAAACAAGTGGTCCAGGTCTTCAAGCCGAAACTGGACATCCGCTACGACGAGACCCAGGTCGTCAGCCACTCCCAGCTGAAACTGACGTCCATTCCGATTGAACGGGCTGAAGAAATTTTCCTTCACCTGTCCCCTCGAACCCAGGTGGTGGGTATCGACGAGGTACAGTTCTTCGGGCCCGAGGTGGTCCCGGTGTGTGAGGCCCTGGCCAATCGGGGGCTGCGCGTCGTCGTCGCGGGGCTGGACCAGGACTACCAGGGGCGCCCCTTCGAGCCGATGCCACAGCTGCTGGCGGTCGCCGAGTATGTGACGAAGCAACTGGCCATCTGCGTGGTGTGTGGGAATCCGGCCAATCGCTCGCAGCGGCTGGTGGATCGCGGGGAGCGGGTGGTGGTGGGAGCCGCCGGAGCCTATGAGGCGCGCTGCCGCAAGTGCCACCGGGCCGAGCCCACCGAGGCCACGCCTCCCCAGACGCTCGATTTGTTCAAGGACTGA
- a CDS encoding ATP-grasp domain-containing protein, protein MTNHPTARPVLFVGSREDAHVSEVARRVEQEGVETLVVDTLTFPEETRLALTDDLGGIILDGRRLERPGAIYLRGYHAHPLAFGVDAREAMDDDWRTTLVAFREKMTLLRGLVGRWEAMGVPLYNPLSVDWRTPKPVQLALLANAGLPVPETLWTNDAEAVRRFAAGRRVAYKPVEGGAATKELGPEDLTDARLAALEAAPVTFQELMPGEDVRVYVLDGEIVASLRIISRALDFRQNEERIESFELPPEVARQCLRATEVVGLRWTGMDLKRDAGGALRFLELNASPMFLGFDARAGTDLLGQLARALARAARSPIP, encoded by the coding sequence ATGACGAACCACCCGACCGCCCGGCCCGTGCTCTTCGTGGGCTCCCGCGAGGACGCGCACGTGTCGGAGGTGGCGCGCCGGGTCGAGCAGGAAGGGGTGGAAACCCTGGTGGTGGACACCCTCACCTTCCCCGAGGAGACGCGTCTGGCGCTCACGGACGACCTCGGGGGCATCATCCTGGATGGCCGCCGTCTCGAGCGGCCCGGCGCCATCTACCTGCGCGGCTATCACGCGCACCCGCTCGCCTTCGGAGTGGATGCACGCGAGGCGATGGATGACGACTGGCGCACCACGCTCGTGGCCTTTCGCGAGAAGATGACCCTGTTGCGGGGGTTGGTGGGACGCTGGGAGGCGATGGGCGTCCCCCTCTACAACCCGCTCTCCGTGGACTGGCGCACGCCCAAGCCGGTGCAGCTCGCGCTGCTGGCCAACGCGGGGCTGCCGGTGCCGGAGACGCTCTGGACGAACGACGCGGAGGCGGTGCGCCGGTTCGCCGCGGGGCGGCGCGTGGCCTACAAGCCCGTCGAGGGCGGCGCGGCCACGAAGGAGCTGGGGCCCGAGGATCTCACGGACGCACGGCTCGCCGCATTGGAGGCCGCTCCCGTCACCTTCCAGGAGCTGATGCCCGGCGAGGACGTGCGCGTCTACGTCCTCGACGGAGAGATCGTCGCCAGCCTGCGCATCATCTCCAGGGCGCTGGACTTCCGGCAGAACGAGGAGCGCATCGAGTCCTTCGAGCTGCCGCCCGAGGTGGCGCGCCAGTGCCTGCGGGCCACGGAGGTGGTGGGCCTGCGCTGGACGGGGATGGACCTCAAGCGCGACGCAGGGGGCGCGCTGCGCTTCCTCGAGCTCAACGCCTCGCCCATGTTCCTCGGCTTCGATGCGCGCGCGGGCACGGATCTGCTCGGCCAGCTCGCCCGGGCGCTCGCCAGGGCCGCACGCTCTCCCATTCCCTGA